In the genome of Paenibacillus pabuli, the window TATCAAACGCATCTTCGATGTACTATTGGAGCAGACTACGCCGGGCATGGTGCTGGGAAGCCGTCGATTCAGTGGAACCATTCCAGCGCGCAGCCGTTTCGGCAACACGGTCACACGAGGTGTCTTTTCGCTCACGACAGGTACGAAAGTATATGATACACAGACAGGCCTGCGAGGTTTTCCGTACTCAATGCTGGACTGGCTGTGTCAGATTCCGGGGGAACGATTTGAATACGAAATGAACATGCTGTTAACAGCGCATAAAGAAGGGTATGAGATCACGGAGGAGTTTATTGATACGGTCTATCTGGATCATAACAAATCCTCTCATTTTCGCCCGTTAGTGGATTCATTCCGCATTTATATGCCCATTCTGATGTTCAGTACGTCTTCGGTGTTATCGGCTTTGATCGATTTTGGCTTATTGTTCGTGATCCAGTACTTCACGCATAATCTGTTTCTATCAGTCGTTGCAGCGAGACTTTGCAGCTCGATCTTCAACTATACAATCAATCGGAAATATGTATTTTCAGCCGGTAAAACGTCCAAAGTTCGTCAGTCTTTACCGAAATACTTCTCGCTGGTCATTCTGGTGCTGTTATTAAATTACGGCTTGTTATACTTTTACAATGAACAACTCATTATCCCGCTGCTTGCAGCCAAGCTGTTAACCGAGGCGTCGATCTTTGTGTTCAGCTATTGGGCGCAGCGCAGATTTGTTTATTAAATACGGAGAGAGTAAGCATGCCGCTTGCTCTCTTTTTTCATTCAAAACTGTTTCATGTTTTCCATGTTATGGGGTACGATGGAGGTAGTCATTTTGTGTAATGAACTGGAAGTTTACATTGATAAGTTCGTACTATGAACAGAACCATAATTCGTTGACTGGGGGGATAAAATATGGTACCACAGCGAGTGAGCTTGGTCACTATTGGTGCAATGCATTTGCCTGAATTGCGTTCGTTTTATCAGA includes:
- a CDS encoding bifunctional glycosyltransferase family 2/GtrA family protein, whose amino-acid sequence is MTILIPSYEPDVRLLNLILQLQTFQLGPIVIVDDGSGPDYRGIFETAEAYGCTVLTHTVNLGKGRALKTGFQHIKEHGPQGGIVCADSDGQHLPHDIKRIFDVLLEQTTPGMVLGSRRFSGTIPARSRFGNTVTRGVFSLTTGTKVYDTQTGLRGFPYSMLDWLCQIPGERFEYEMNMLLTAHKEGYEITEEFIDTVYLDHNKSSHFRPLVDSFRIYMPILMFSTSSVLSALIDFGLLFVIQYFTHNLFLSVVAARLCSSIFNYTINRKYVFSAGKTSKVRQSLPKYFSLVILVLLLNYGLLYFYNEQLIIPLLAAKLLTEASIFVFSYWAQRRFVY